ttgcATTTCTCCCTGTTTCCATAAATAAAAGTTCATTCGTTTTTCTTTGagaaatttaaatctaatttgaaaggttttaaaaatcGCATTAAAAAGCTCTAATCTATAGATGagttcaatacttttaaaatcttttttgtgttccataattcaaatttaaacgaacatatttttatcacagtttgtgaaaaaagattttatctaagttataaaatatgcatatatccattatttttgcttcaagtTGTACTTTTATGGTAAGTTAAAAAGgcaactattaaaatatttcatattaaaaagttctttcgtttttagaaaaaatagtttacataggttaaattttatactttatacagttttttaatatggtttttaatgCAAGTCTTATATTGGTCTTATAAACTTATCAATATcacaacatcaacaacaaaagttttcaataataaacttttgatgtttaaaaaaagtattattttgcATGGGGTTTATTTTGCCGGTATAAATTAAGTTGCGTGGGTGTGTATGCGGGTGCAGGCAATTGCCAGCTACTACTGCTGAGGCCtgatatataatgtatatttatgtatgtatatatataagtgaagCATTAGATGCACACTGAAAGTGTTATACTAAAATAAGGAGCTCTGGTGGCTACGTCAATCCATTGATTGAGGATTTAATAAGAAATGACTTGCAAccaaaataaatcaatttttttttctttttaaaaattaagattaaaatattaatatttattaagattatagaagattttgtattttagacTTTATTAAGGATTTATGTACAAGTTAAAAAGATTTAGTGCCTAAcctttaatattctttttaaaaaaaaatttttcatttgtttttagttgcaAGATTGCTATCAGTATATTACCCattatatatacacttatagtgtgtatatataatcaCATATGTCACTTTTGACTTTCGTCCAACATTTGCGTGTTGTCAGAAAGTAAAaaccatttatttaattacaaattaattgttttttaaaaaagccgcAAAAACGCAAATTTAATTGAccagaatgttttttaaaacattctgaatgtttttaacaatataaacaatgtttttattttttatattaaaatgtttttatttttgtttttttttaatagaatgtttttattttttttactgtaaatcaTGCACAgggtgctgctacattgactatcttatagcctgactcgctagggagtgctgctacattgactgagggtttggttggggcaggcagtctatcaattaataaaataaaaaaatccggtcttgcattttaatttttactttttgtcaacaaaatatggaaaaaactttCGGACAACATCTacgggttgtatatatatatatatatatatatatatatatatatatatatatatatatatatatatatatatatatatatatatacacacatacatatatacatcatatatatatacacacatacatatatacatcatatatatatacacacatacatatatacatcatatatatatatacacacatacatatatacatcatatatatatacacacatacatatatccacacatacatatacacatcatatatatatacatatatatatatatatatagcattttaaaaaacattattttaaagaattttttaaataaacattttttttgctgtatttaTACATACTATGCAAGCTCTATTCATTTAGTCaatttatgttctttttattttatcaatttgtttcagtaacttttaatttgtttatttataagttacacacacacacaacatACACATTAAACTTGTCCTAtttgtatttacttttaaactaccaaatttttgtttgtttttataatatagtagTATATAGAAAACAGGTAtgaaaataaaggtttttaaaatgatggctatttttctatttttattggAGTGGTTTTCATGtggttttttatagaaaatattctGAGATAGGTAGATGGGACGAAGTAATGAGTATCTAGgtattatgataaaatttacTTGGCTGGAGAGCTAAATGCTTGTCGATCTTAAACAAACAAGCATGcatataattttgtttgttttcagtATATTGTTAtaacaatttgtaaaatttgtaatgCTTATATTTTTGCTTGTTTAAGCCCTTCCTGGTTGCAGGGTAATGTAGGTCGACAAACATTAGCAAAAATGGTTGACTATATTGTTGTAAATGTATTtgaattatgtatattttttgccTTAGTCCAATTTAAGATTGAAGAAATATCTCAAAAGCTACGTACAGGGGACCTCGGTATTCCCGCTGATCCTGGCGCAAGGTTGGTTTCAACAAAAACGAGGCTGTTGACAACAACATAATGCttcatttgtatttaattttattcagcCAAAGTGAACATGGCTGGATCTATGGTTCTCtgatatttcataaaataagcatgattatttaaattttctaataaaagaaactctttttaaaagaatattttatttatgtcattgctattaatttttgtaaacctTGAGATTCTCAAGATTAAAAAGTAAGTAggtttatgtatttatttaatgcCTTCACTCAAGTTCAAGAATTAAAGCGGTTCTTTGTATTTTCTAAGAACTAATATTTGTCTTTGCATATTGTGAACTAAAGTGAAGTACacttactattttaaatattttgttaattccTAATTTTATTATAGCTCTAACctctatatctttttttatctagcttttaataaatgttatgataaatatatatggtgttaatttttttagtggtagtatttttagctttttcttattttttcttttctttttaaaggtcTCCATCACCTGAGCCAATATACAACTCAGAAGGCAAGAGGCTAAACACAAGAGAATATCGTGTTCGCAAACAACTTGAAGAAGAGCGTCATACTCTCATCAAAAAAGCAATTGAAGAAATACCTAATTACAAGCCTCCATTAGATTACAAGTActtatacaacttttgttataaattttatttgtcaagcagtttagtaaattaaagtaatagctaattattaaatatttatttttatcatcattGTGTTGTAGAGCTCCTACTTCAAAGATTcaagataaagtttttatacCAGCTGAAAGAAATCCTGctgtaaattttattggattATTAATTGGTCCTAGGTATGGTTATTATTATGCACATgtgtatattttgttgtttgcTATGATGTCTTAAATCAAAATCTCTTACATTTCCGTGATTATAAAATGAACTGagcaaacattttatattattcattagtctttaatttatatttatttaaattacattaaggAATATTTATTATGCATATGTGTATGTTTTATTGTTTGCTGTGATGCTTTAAATCAAAATCTCTTACATTTCTGTGATTATAAAATGAACTGAGCAAACATTTTGCTCATTATTCATTGGGTCTTAAATTATTATCACctcaaaaagtaataattattttttaattatagggGAAACACACTCAGGCGTTTAGAGAAAGAGGTAAAActgtaaatttatcattttacctttgaattattttatatatttttgcatttttgtcaaaaaaaaaaaaactttgctgaaATTAAATCCTTAAGAGTCCCAAAATGATGGACTCTTATGGATTTTcagtcactttttttttctggcCTCTGGTGCATAggagcaaaatatttaaaagacttATTGATTACAAAAATACCAGGTAGTTTatgtcatcttttttttttcagaggagagctttaaaaataaatgattttttgtacCATATATGCTGATTTTCTCCAACCCCCTCCCCCAATTAGcccttataaaattttgaatatgcaaaataaaaaaatactgttgtAATTTaatcacctaaaaaaaattaacatctatCTCAAACTCTAGTCAAGTAATTATTAGAAAGGTATtgcaatttttgtaaattaattgtATCTATTTAGATATTATAATTTGGTCTTCTCTATGCAATgatatgttcttttttatatatcaaatatttgtttttgttcaagttgatttttttacaatgtttttgtaGAAGCTGCTGATGAAAATGACGCGCTAATCTCGAGTCTAATATTGCCGCTTGACTACAAGCACTGTGTAGATATTTATCTACTCTTTCAGGCATTGGCTGTGATGATAGCAGACATTTCTGAAGTATTCTAAGTTAAAAGTTATATGAGTGGggtgttaaatttatatataaaaataaatatgagtTTAACTGCTCGTGAAATGTGATCTATAATGTCATACTTATCAGACATAGTCATCTGTGAAGGTTTCAGTACTTATAAAATGGAACAAAGTctagtttataaaaagattttctattATGTAATATGGAAaccaaagaaaatattataataatagaaaataaagataattgtaatattattttttgttatgaagtttaaaagtattaacagcatttattaataacttcttAATTTGCCATGATTTTTGAAGTCGCTATAaatgcaatataaaataatcagttCAATAATGTAATGAAATAAACTtgaattataactttatttgaatTGATATACAAAACAAtgtaattttcttaatttaaatgaaatatttggtAATATCTGCAATGtatgtaaaatgtttataatatgtttttaatcctttaactaattatattttaattaaatctttaaatttaaatctattgTATTAATAAACAACTTGCACATTCAATATAGcaaattttaagtaattgatttttgacttaatttgtacattaagaacaaaataaattgGTATAGATTTGTAATTATACATTACTTTGCACTTTCCAATAccattttattgttaaatcaATATGATGTTACAAACAGTGCTAGATAATCGTCAATGGATGAAAATATATGTTGAATTATAATAGCTTCATGTAAATAACATTAGACACATGTATTTATCTTTTGCATTTACTATATAATTTTTGGTACAATATTTGTGTTATTAAAATGCACTTTCTAATAGCATTTTCTTGATAAATCAATATGATGTTACAAACAGTGCTAAAGCAATTTTCAATGGATGAAAATATATGTTGTAATAATTGCTGCATATAAATAACATTAGatacaaagattttttattgaggTTTTTTCAAAGATCTTGTATTTCAGAGTTTATCAGGTTTGCTTCAATTTTTCAGACTGGATGTAAAATTATAATTCGTGGCAAAGGATCAGTGAAAGAAGGAAAAGTTGGTAGAATTCCTGGCCAATTAATGCCAGGTGAAGATGAACCTTTACATGCACTTATAACTGGCCCTTCTGAAAAAGAAGTTCGAAAAGGTGTTGAAGTTGTTGCAGCTATTGTTAAGGAAGGTGTCGAATGTCCAGATGCTGCTAATGAACTTAGGAGAAACCAGCTGAGAGAATTAGCTGAGCTTAATGGCACCTTAATTGATGAGGAGTTAATTAAGTATGTTTTGTTTCaagatatttagatattttaatttgCATTGCTGATTGtgtatttatatgtttaatgcTATAATTGTATAGATTTGTTTTTATCCTTATGTTTTAGGTGTAAAAATTGTGGCGCTACAGATCATAAACATTGGGAATGTCAAGAACAAAGAAATGTTACAGCATTAATTAGCTGTCATAATTGTGGTGGATATGGTCATGTTGCTGCTGATTGTAAAATAAAGCAGTAAGTGAAAAAGTTTAATGTGGgaagctattaaaattttaaccatgttaaaatttttttaaatgtctttagcGATGTCAATTCTGGGCCAATGCAAACTTTTGCAGAAAAAGCTAAGATGGATACAGAGgtgagtttttgaaattatttgtattttgtttattgttttgaattattagttatttaaatagttatctTTACTTCTTTTAAGTATATGTCTTTAATGGCTGAGTTAGGCGTTGAAGGTCCACCAGCTAAAAAAGAACCACCGAAGCTTCCAGTAATTTACATAGTTTGCAttgattttgtaatttgttttttatttctttttgtagaagcttatgaataatttttttttttttactttttcaggATCCTTCCAAAGAACACTATGATACTAGAAGTAAATGGGGTCCTCCTGCTGGAAATAATCCTAAATCAATCGGAGACATTCAAACcaataatttaattacaacAGCTATCAACTCTCAATTTCGTGTTCCTCAACCTGGTGTTCAAGCCAATCAGTCTTCTGTTCCACCACCTTGGGTTAGTCAACAATATCCTATTCAGCAAAATAGGCCATTTACTGTAGCTCCACCTTGGCAACAAAGTTTACCTCGTGGTGGTTAGttattgttttcaaattaaCTATCTACGTTTTAATctcacatatatatacatattcgttatttttatttaagtaaacttTACTTATATTTGATCAAATTTATTCTACTAATTAACTTCAATAAAGAAACATACCATAAGCCATAAGAAACATACATGCAATGTGTTTTGGACCTTAACTCATTTATAGGGTTgagtttctaaaaaaagtacattttttagtaaaataaggtattaaaaGATTGaccaacaatttttttctttattttaccgtatattgaattaatttaaattaaataattaaaaataaaattttaatataattatgataatagtacaacttttttttaaaaaacaagtttatttcttaaaaaacgaactattatactattatacGAAATAATATACGTGTTATCAGACTAGAAAACTTATGctttgcataaataaaaattagtattaagCTTTAGGGTCGGGTTAACtgcttttgttgtttgtttttagttttgatatttatggttatattagttttatgtttaattatcaAGAGTAAATTATTTCTTAGGTCCTTCAGTTAGTCGTTTTAGCGCTCCACTGCCTGGCTATGGATTGCCTGCAGTTGCCCCTGTTGGTGGTATGATTACCGGTTATCCTCAGATAGGATGGCAGCAGCAAATGTATGGTACTTACAATCCTTATCAACAACCGCCTGCACCTCCTTCTACTAATCCGCCTGCACCGTATGCTGTTCCACCTCCCCCTTGGGTATGCTTTAAgaacatcttttaaaaataagcttttAATGCAATATGATTGttgttgtaattatttaattgatatttagACGCAACAACCTCCTCCACCGCCGCCACCACCTCCTCCATCAAGTTGAGGGATAACGGTGACTAcgtatttattttaagaatgaTTTCGTTAACAAGTTAACTTAGTTTTAAGTTATTCATGTTCTGTAGACGATCAGTAACCGTTACGCTTCGCAAGTTTGAGTTTGTTTGAATATCTTGTTTCTAGTGTCCTCACAAAAACGAAACCGTCGAAATATATCACATTTAAGAAGCCTGCATAGCTTAGTAACATACCCTCGTAGATCCCTCATAGTtaagattacaataattaagaaaaaactgCTTTCTTGTTTTTTGCGGACGAATGTGAgctaaacaattaaaaaaaaaaaactaaaaaatttcaaatttttaatttgtagctctttaaatgtttttacacaaactttattactttgaaacaaaaaatttataatttgaaaccaaTATTAGGTGgtatatattgcaaaaaatttcgTGGTAACGAGAAACTTGGTATAATGGCGTTCTTATATGACGTTGCAAGAAATGAAAATTCATCTGTCCTTGTTTcctccttttttctttttcaacctTGTAGAGAATGGattgtatgtatttatttcGATAGAGAagcaactatttttttaatgattcaaaaatcttagtaatatatattgcatatactTTCTATCCATTTTGAGTacgttttttaaagattattttaaagttaatttaagtatttaagagtTCTGTTTGAAATGCAATAACTCGTTTTTTATGAAGAATATGTTTAGaaccaaacttttttgaatGGGAAGTTTTTTTTTCGTGAAACTCTTATTATAGTGGTAAATATTATGCCgatgattatttaaaatatttgatgaatatttatatataaataagttttttcaattgtGAAGTTGGACTTATAAGTTTGATAATATTGAAGGACCGTTAAAACTACCTTAATTCGAAAGTATTTAATAGTCCCCAAAGCATATGGGAAAAAACGGAATATTCACATTCAAAAGAGaagtatatattgatattttataaacgtctttgaatatatatacaaatattaattttaataaagttgaattacATACTATTAAGGTGTGTGCTTGGCCCAGAAGTTAATATGTTGGAAATCGATTCCCGGAAAAATccatattgaactttttttttgttctaataacgaataaaaatttataaaataatattaactcaTACACTTAAACAACATTTATTGTGCCTTAGGTTTTATGTTAACTTTGCAAACAAACGTGTTTATGTTTGCTTCACAGCCATGTTCATGGTAATAAACTTCAGTATATCTTATGTTATTATAACTTATGGATTATTCAACTTGTGTAGGGGAGGTGGGACATAACTATCGTATATCGTATCGAACCGCCGTatgtatttgtattaaatagGAATCATGGCTCAAAAATTATGTAATGAAAATCTGTGGAAATAAAAGTGGGCTGTTAttgcatttaataatattagaacTTGCTAATGTTTTTGAATTGATATGATACTGTTTTAATCTTAGTGCACTCTGCAGTCGCGTGCTCATTCTACAGTGCAACAAAAAATGCCAAGAAAATATCGAGTTAAAATCAAGTAggtaaaagagtttaaaaaaagtcaaaaaactttaatattattgtaaaaaagttattttaataagagtTTATAATTTCTCAGTTTCGCATTTTGTGAACATTTTACTAGAACATAAACATCTCAGAAGCTATGaactctttatttaaaattttcacagttTACTTATTGATATTGTTGAAAGAGCTGGtattagaataaataaaaaatattttttattttggccagagttaaaaattttacttaccTCATGGAGCATTTTTTAAGCCCGATACAGGTATATAACTgcgattttaaattttataaaataaaattaggggAAAGGCGTTTATGATAtcatacttaactttgaagcttcattattcagtatcctgaagatcaagaacaaaagttttgatatggatacattctttgttacatgtaGTACATTTCTGAACAGttaataaaatcacaatcttaaGTATAtaaagggattaaaaatacaacagcacatcccaaaatcgatttttgttgattataaaagcaatatttgtgcataagggacgtatttttactaaaactaatgtaaagtcagtatagacatgttggtctaatcactttttcgccataaccaatatttatgaagtgaccggtatgccatcataggcgcctttcccctataaaattttaagtttaatctCAACATTTGCTCATGTTATTTATGTTCTTGTACGTGCATGTTTCTTGCTTTACTTAgctgatttttattataaaaatttaaaaaaatgttttttatattcagCTTGTTTAACACTATCAAATATAGTTTCTCAATTAAGTaccaacttaaattttttttttcaaaaacataactAAGAGACGATAAGACAAAAGAAAATgacaaaaagagaaaaaattttataatatatatttataatataaaaacttggGATTATTGGAAaacgtttattttttatttctcttttgaattaatacttttgttttaaagatttgaaattattaaaattttaaaactaagtgTAAAAGAACTAAAAACGATGTAAaccaaatttcaaataaatcgAACAAAACAAGCAAAAATTTGTCACGTAATGaccaagtaaaataaatatttttaatccaaaTAGAAAATCAGTTGTCTTTTTTCTTGAGTGATAACTTAagtttccatttatttaaattaatcaaaacaaatatgcaaattttttaagttactaaaaatttatacatttacaaaaataaaaacaaattacaatcagaattaattactttaaaatttctaaataaggGTCAATTGTGATGaggaa
This Hydra vulgaris chromosome 04, alternate assembly HydraT2T_AEP DNA region includes the following protein-coding sequences:
- the LOC100203125 gene encoding splicing factor 1 isoform X2, with the protein product MVGTGANRMPLTKVHPILLGQQKSSSNGSSLLSQYRQQHQERRQQASSPSSPQQFRPTGHQEFNQQHDLPSQQRNDFAPPYGQHQFSSNNFQQTTQSQFNFKNYNQPPPMNNGNTTNTNDGGSDGSKRKRSSRWGAKEEKANMTGLVTLPADLTEEQRVHYLVQFKIEEISQKLRTGDLGIPADPGARSPSPEPIYNSEGKRLNTREYRVRKQLEEERHTLIKKAIEEIPNYKPPLDYKAPTSKIQDKVFIPAERNPAVNFIGLLIGPRGNTLRRLEKETGCKIIIRGKGSVKEGKVGRIPGQLMPGEDEPLHALITGPSEKEVRKGVEVVAAIVKEGVECPDAANELRRNQLRELAELNGTLIDEELIKCKNCGATDHKHWECQEQRNVTALISCHNCGGYGHVAADCKIKHDVNSGPMQTFAEKAKMDTEYMSLMAELGVEGPPAKKEPPKLPDPSKEHYDTRSKWGPPAGNNPKSIGDIQTNNLITTAINSQFRVPQPGVQANQSSVPPPWVSQQYPIQQNRPFTVAPPWQQSLPRGGPSVSRFSAPLPGYGLPAVAPVGGMITGYPQIGWQQQMYGTYNPYQQPPAPPSTNPPAPYAVPPPPWTQQPPPPPPPPPPSS